The following are encoded together in the Juglans microcarpa x Juglans regia isolate MS1-56 chromosome 2D, Jm3101_v1.0, whole genome shotgun sequence genome:
- the LOC121249482 gene encoding uncharacterized protein LOC121249482, translated as MYPPIFYGQGDPTLAEDWIQDIEEIIRILNCIGEQKLLYSAFKLTEEAKRRWISERTIRKTDGSGVVSWPHFKQIFFDRFFPRSVRDGKAKEFADLVQETMTMHQYVARFVKLSRFASYLIPDEEKKNRKFEEGLNNWIYKRVVALQI; from the coding sequence ATGTACCCACCCATTTTTTATGGGCAAGGTGACCCGACCCTAGCAGAAGATTGGATTCAAGACATCGAAGAAATAATTCGCATCCTTAATTGTATTGGTGAGCAGAAGTTATTGTACTCTGCCTTTAAGCTAACCGAAGAGGCTAAGAGACGGTGGATATCAGAGAGAACCATCAGGAAAACTGATGGGAGTGGAGTGGTTAGTTGGCCTCACTTCAAGCAGATTTTCTTTGACCGTTTCTTTCCAAGATCTGTCAGGGATGGTAAGGCCAAAGAGTTTGCCGACTTAGTGCAGGAGACTATGACGATGCACCAATATGTGGCCAGATTTGTTAAACTGTCGCGCTTTGCCTCATATCTAATCccagatgaggaaaagaagaacCGGAAGTTTGAAGAGGGCCTGAATAACTGGATATATAAGCGAGTAGTGGCCCTTcagatataa
- the LOC121251087 gene encoding transcription factor bHLH68-like: MNRGVLQSSPVQQMMAGNPNWWNINSMRPPTQPSSPFLPIPNCFPQYAPTSSSSSSLPIHSWHDSQELPESWSQLLLGGLVDEDKLSMNPFQPRRLENWEDPSLLSQAPNASAVNVKQEHSASSYVYGHGSEEFQAAKPTWSQVMPTSSPKSCVTSFSSNMLDFSSNKTDGRHPPPDRSSECNSTATGGALKKARVQPSSAQSTFKVRKEKLGDRITTLHQLVSPFGKTDTASVLLEAIGYIRFLQSQIEALSLPYLGSGSGNMRQQQAVQGERNCIFPEDPGQLLNDNCIKAGKGAPHEQDSHEEAKKDLKSRGLCLVPVSCTLQVGSDNGADYWAPALGGGFR, from the exons ATGAATAGAGGTGTTTTGCAGAGCTCACCGGTGCAACAAATGATGGCCGGAAACCCTAACTGGTGGAATATCAATAGCATGCGCCCACCGACACAACCATCTTCTCCTTTCTTGCCTATTCCAAATTGTTTCCCTCAATATGCacccacttcttcttcttcttcgtcacTTCCCATTCATTCTTGGCATGATAGCCAGGAGCTTCCAGAGTCATGGAGCCAACTACTcct gggTGGATTGGTGGACGAAGATAAGCTTAGTATGAACCCGTTTCAGCCTAGGAGGTTAGAGAATTGGGAGGACCCCAGCTTACTAAGTCAAGCTCCAAACGCTTCTGCTGTTAATGTCAAGCAAGAACACTCTGCAAGCAGCTATGTATATGGACATGGAAGTGAGGAGTTTCAAGCAGCAAAACCTACGTGGTCTCAAGTAATGCCTACTTCATCTCCAAAGTCTTGTGTGACAAGTTTCAGCAGTAACATGTTGGATTTCTCTAGCAACAAGACAGATGGGAGGCACCCACCACCCGATCGATCTTCTGAG TGTAACAGCACTGCAACTGGTGGGGCACTTAAGAAAGCTAGGGTTCAACCTTCTTCAGCCCAAAGTACATTCAAG GTGAGGAAGGAGAAGCTAGGTGACAGAATTACAACTCTCCACCAGCTGGTATCTCCATTTGGGAAG ACTGACACAGCCTCTGTGTTGTTAGAAGCTATTGGGTACATCAGATTCCTTCAGAGTCAAATTGAG GCCCTCAGCCTACCTTACTTGGGCAGTGGATCGGGAAACATGAGGCAGCAACAAGCA GTTCAAGGAGAGAGGAATTGTATATTTCCTGAAGACCCTGGTCAG CTGCTGAATGACAACTGTATCAAGGCCGGGAAAGGAGCTCCTCATGAGCAG GATTCTCATGAAGAGGCAAAGAAAGACCTGAAGAGTCGAGGGTTATGTCTGGTTCCAGTTTCATGCACATTGCAAGTCGGGAGTGACAATGGAGCAGATTATTGGGCTCCAGCTCTCGGCGGGGGCTTCCGGTAG